A segment of the Streptosporangiales bacterium genome:
CCCGTGGTGCTCCCCGTCTGGGTCAGGCAGGTCGTCACCGAGACCGCACGCCGGCTCGGCGTCACGTACCGGGTGCTCACGTCCGGCGCGAGCCACGACGCGCAGATGGTCGACCGGGTCACACCGACGGGCATGGTGTTCGTCCCCAGCCGCGGTGGCCTCTCCCACGTGCCCGACGAGTGGACGTCGCCCGTCGAGATCGCGACCGGGATCTCGGTGCTGGGGGAGAGCATGCTCGCCCTCGACTCCCACCTCGCCGTCCTCTCCGCGGCGCGCTCATGATCGCGGCGCTCGGCCGCGCACCGCGTGACGGAGCCGCGTTCGACGACCTGGTGCCGCTGCCCCCTGTGTCCCTGGATCGCCCGGCGTCGGCCGACGCGGAGGTACTGGTCAACGCCCATATCGGTGACCGGTACTGGCGGATCGAGCTGCGCGCGCCGTACGCCGCGACACACGTGCGGCCGGGGCAGTTCGTGATGGTGACGGTGACGCGCGACGTGCGCGTCGGTCCCGTCCTGCCGCGACCGATGGCGGTGTACGACGCCGACGAGGCCGCGGGCACGGTCAGCGTCGTCTACTCGGTCGTCGGCGAGGGCACCCGCGCGCTCACGGGCTTCCTGCCCGGTGAGCGGGTGACCGTGGTCGGGCCGCTCGGCCGGCCGTTCGACCTCCCGGCGCGCGGCGGCGTGCTGCTGCTCGGCCGCGGGATCGGCAGCTGCTCGCTCACCCTGCTCGCGCGCGCCGCCGCCGCGCGCGGCCGGGTGACCATGGTCGTCTCGGGACGCACCCCGGCCGCGACCGTCGGCCGCGACTTCGTCCCCGCGCCCGACGTACGCCCGATCGCCGTCGACGACCTGTCGGGGACGTCGCACCCGGACGCACTCGCGACCCGGTTGCGCGCGGTGCTCGACGACGACCCGCCCGCGCTCGTCGCG
Coding sequences within it:
- a CDS encoding dihydroorotate oxidase electron transfer subunit, whose protein sequence is MIAALGRAPRDGAAFDDLVPLPPVSLDRPASADAEVLVNAHIGDRYWRIELRAPYAATHVRPGQFVMVTVTRDVRVGPVLPRPMAVYDADEAAGTVSVVYSVVGEGTRALTGFLPGERVTVVGPLGRPFDLPARGGVLLLGRGIGSCSLTLLARAAAARGRVTMVVSGRTPAATVGRDFVPAPDVRPIAVDDLSGTSHPDALATRLRAVLDDDPPALVAACGSARLEALGERLAESWGADFQVAVEAHMACGLGYCHGCATGNRTSSAEAPLVCRDGPVFRTHR